Proteins from one Dromiciops gliroides isolate mDroGli1 chromosome 6, mDroGli1.pri, whole genome shotgun sequence genomic window:
- the MRGPRF gene encoding mas-related G-protein coupled receptor member F: MAWNCSWEIHAQNRNKVCPGASEAPELYNRGFLTMMQIAPHPPPAIMSYIFLFICLCGLLGNSVVLWFFGFSIKRNPFSIYFLHLAVADVGYLFCKAVLSILQAGAFPGAFATYIRFVSRILGLAAFLTSVSLLPAVSTERCLSVLFPTWYCYRRPKHLSALVCALLWALAFLITTIHTYFCVYVTPRPPWGDCTYMDVFLGLLLFLVLAPLMVLACLVFLVKVECRAGRRHQPSKLNSVILALVSVFLVSSIYLGIDWFLFWIFDIPAPFPEYVTDTFICVNCSAKPVVYFLVGKDEKQRFWEPLRVVFQRALRDGAELKESRDTPNTVTMEMQPTGTAS; the protein is encoded by the exons ATGGCCTGGAATTGTTCGTGGGAGATCCACGCCCAGAACAGGAACAAG GTGTGCCCGGGGGCAAGTGAAGCCCCAGAACTCTACAACCGCGGCTTCTTGACCATGATGCAGATCGCGCCGCACCCGCCGCCGGCTATCATGAGTTACATTTTTCTGTTCATCTGCCTGTGCGGGCTGCTGGGTAACAGTGTCGTTCTCTGGTTTTTTGGCTTCTCCATTAAGAGGAACCCCTTCTCCATTTACTTCCTGCACCTGGCTGTGGCCGACGTTGGCTACCTCTTCTGCAAGGCTGTGCTCTCCATCCTGCAGGCCGGTGCCTTTCCCGGGGCCTTTGCCACCTACATCCGCTTCGTGTCCAGGATCCTGGGCCTGGCCGCCTTCCTCACCAGTGTGAGCCTCCTGCCGGCCGTGAGCACCGAGCGCTGCCTCTCCGTCCTCTTCCCCACCTGGTACTGCTACCGGCGGCCCAAGCACCTGTCCGCCCTGGTGTGCGCCCTGCTCTGGGCTCTGGCCTTCTTGATCACCACCATCCACACCTACTTCTGCGTCTACGTCACGCCCAGGCCCCCGTGGGGAGACTGCACCTACATGGACGTCTTCCTGGGCCTCCTGCTCTTCCTCGTGCTTGCCCCGCTGATGGTCCTGGCCTGCCTGGTCTTCCTGGTGAAGGTGGAGTGCAGGGCAGGCCGCCGCCATCAGCCGTCCAAGCTCAACAGCGTCATCCTAGCGCTCGTGTCCGTCTTCCTGGTCTCCTCCATCTACCTGGGCATCGACTGGTTCCTCTTCTGGATCTTCGACATCCCGGCGCCCTTTCCCGAGTACGTCACAGACACGTTCATCTGTGTGAACTGCAGCGCCAAACCTGTCGTCTACTTCCTGGTGGGGAAGGACGAGAAGCAGAGATTCTGGGAGCCTCTCCGCGTGGTTTTCCAGAGAGCGCTCCGCGACGGCGCGGAGCTGAAGGAGAGCAGGGACACCCCGAATACCGTCACCATGGAGATGCAGCCCACTGGAACCGCTTCCTGA
- the LOC122731776 gene encoding proto-oncogene Mas-like — MTCNNSTHGSQKMKTCFPNNGPGTEPPIMIFFNLIICLCGLLGNGTVLWSLGFHIKRSHFTIYILNLTVADFSFLLGRVIWYLAKILYIYTSKLLTIYHMFYICHGTLVFNMFMYNTGLGFLTVISVERCLSMLYPLWYRSHHLKKKSPAICAFIWSLSVFMAVLEFYFEIYMGDTYETWRIIINIFSCVLNFLVSTPLMVLSSLILFLKSWKFSQHHHPAKLHVTILVTILVFLFLGLPQKGWFIVHFGFRVPVPRYVSIVFELLSCINSSANPVVYFFVGNFWKNKKRRSLKLILLRAFKEDFQGREDRMTLPATSSETIGRRDPQKSS; from the coding sequence ATGACCTGCAATAATTCCACTCATGGTAGCCAGAAAATGAAGACCTGTTTCCCCAACAATGGTCCCGGCACAGAACCCCCTATCATGATCTTCTTTAATTTGATCATTTGCCTGTGTGGGCTGCTGGGGAATGGCACTGTTCTCTGGTCTCTCGGTTTCCATATTAAAAGAAGCCACTTCACCATCTACATCCTCAATCTGACAGTTGCTGACTTCAGCTTCCTCCTGGGACGAGTCATCTGGTATCTTGCCAAGATTCTTTACATATATACTAGCAAGCTTCTTACCATAtaccatatgttttatatatgtcaCGGAACCCTTGTATTCAATATGTTTATGTACAATACAGGGCTGGGATTCCTGACGGTCATCAGTGTGGAGAGGTGTCTGTCCATGCTCTATCCTCTCTGGTACAGATCCCACCATTTGAAGAAGAAATCTCCTGCCATCTGCGCTTTCATTTGGTCCCTCTCAGTTTTCATGGCAGTCCTGGAGTTTTACTTTGAGATCTACATGGGGGACACCTATGAGACCTGGAGAATCATCATCAATATTTTTAGCTGTGTTCTTAACTTCCTGGTATCCACGCCGCTGATGGTTCTCTCCAGCCTGATCCTCTTCCTGAAGTCCTGGAAGTTCTCTCAGCATCACCACCCTGCCAAGCTCCATGTCACCATCCTGGTGACCATCCTCGTCTTCCTTTTCCTCGGCCTTCCCCAGAAGGGTTGGTTTATTGTGCACTTTGGGTTCAGAGTGCCCGTCCCCAGGTATGTCTCCATTGTCTTTGAGCTTCTCTCCTGCATAAACAGCAGTGCCAACCCTGTTGTCTACTTCTTTGTTGGCAACTTctggaagaataagaaaagacGGTCCCTGAAGCTGATTCTCTTGAGAGCCTTCAAGGAGGACTTCCAAGGGAGAGAAGATAGAATGACCCTCCCTGCCACCAGCTCTGAGACCATAGGGAGAAGGGACCCACAGAAGTCATCCTGA